The proteins below come from a single Conger conger chromosome 10, fConCon1.1, whole genome shotgun sequence genomic window:
- the LOC133138172 gene encoding testis-specific Y-encoded-like protein 1, which yields MSEISDSTQQSAAGKRSASPDPGRASPPAKAAKAAVASGALAPGCQSVKNSDTAGRKETKKSGEIPAHGENGSAPITTSNATPLSESRDAYPSTSSSGGVRPCISSSSGDAHPRTLGEAGNGSTRLTGPRHSAPPEQSDWAAMVAAEALASLTRGGGDERAEQAHTSKQTGLRKKNLRKSSKRDSPVARDCEQSPTPGKSQLAQAAAADSSTSSPEGGTVDSADGQRLGIMLDRDDEEEEEEEEEEGDGSLSGFSSSRCSSRSEGEPEDAECAIVSVKMAAETRQSVASLAQVQVRLEALERKAARLHQRLDLRLAQQRRPHLDQRSAIIRSIPGFWVTALLNHPLLSAHIDETDEEALSSMSHLEVEFQEDPRRGYRIAFHFNPNSYFHNNTIFKELHVRQAGSMVSFSNPILWHRGQNLTSPGASDKESGSFFCWFSDHSDPGHDQIAQTLKDDLYRNPLRYYLTPLWEPRENGSGHRAMDHSTGSDCVVISDSEEDDDEGTACRDEEEEADTGSGDSEGAELRGGDSSDREKEEEEEEEEELDVEELDEEQESSSPEVKGHEEEEDGAGASN from the exons ATGAGCGAGATCTCGGACTCCACGCAGCAGTCTGCAGCGGGAAAGAGAAGCGCATCCCCTGATCCAGGTCGCGCGTCCCCGCCGGCCAAGGCTGCGAAGGCGGCCGTGGCCTCCGGGGCCCTAGCGCCGGGCTGTCAGAGTGTGAAGAACAGTGACACTGCAGGGAGAAAGGAGACGAAGAAATCAGGAGAAATCCCAGCACACGGCGAGAATGGAAGTGCGCCCATTACAACAAGCAACGCTACACCGCTCTCGGAAAGCAGAGACGCGTATCCAAGCACTAGCAGTAGCGGCGGAGTGAGGCCATGCATTAGTAGCAGCAGCGGGGACGCGCACCCGCGGACGTTAGGTGAAGCAGGAAACGGGAGCACAAGACTCACGGGGCCCCGCCACTCTGCTCCGCCGGAGCAATCTGATTGGGCAGCGATGGTAGCCGCTGAAGCGCTGGCTAGTCTGACTCGGGGAGGTGGAGATGAGCGTGCAGAGCAGGCACATACCTCCAAACAAACAGGACTTAGAAAGAAAAATCTCAGAAAGAGCAGTAAAAGAGACTCTCCTGTGGCCAGGGACTGTGAGCAGAGCCCTACTCCTGGGAAAAGCCAGCTTGCCCAGGCAGCGGCTGCGGACAGTTCCACCTCCTCTCCAGAGGGGGGCACTGTGGACAGCGCTGACGGGCAGAGACTGGGGATTATGCTGGACAGAGAtgacgaagaggaggaggaggaggaggaggaggagggggacggCTCGCTGTCAGGCTTCTCGTCCTCGCGCTGCTCCTCGCGGTCGGAGGGCGAGCCGGAGGATGCGGAGTGCGCCATCGTGTCGGTGAAGATGGCGGCGGAGACGCGGCAGTCGGTGGCCTCTCTGGCGCAGGTGCAGGTGCGTCTGGAGGCGCTGGAGAGGAAGGCCGCCCGCCTGCACCAGCGCCTGGACCTCCGGCTGGCCCAGCAGCGCCGGCCCCACCTGGACCAGCGCAGCGCCATCATCCGCTCCATCCCGGGCTTCTGGGTCACTGCT CTTCTGAACCACCCCCTGCTCTCTGCGCACATCGACGAGACTGACGAGGAGGCTCTCAGCTCCATGAGCCACCTAGAG GTGGAGTTCCAGGAGGACCCGAGGAGGGGCTACCGTATCGCCTTCCACTTCAACCCAAACTCCTACTTCCACAACAACACCATCTTCAAGGAGCTCCACGTCAGACAGGCGG GGTCCATGGTGTCCTTCTCCAACCCCATCCTGTGGCACCGGGGGCAGAACCTCACCTCACCGGGCGCTTCTGATAAAGAGAGCGGCAGCTTCTTCTGCTGGTTCAGTGACCACAGCGACCCCGGACATGATCAGATCGCCCAG acTCTGAAGGATGACTTGTACAGAAACCCTCTGAGATATTACCTCACCCCCCTGTGGGAGCCACGTGAGAACGGCAG TGGACACAGGGCGATGGATCACAGCACTGGAAGCGATTGTGTGGTGATCTCAGACTctgaggaggatgatgatgagggCACGGCTTGCagggatgaggaggaagaggcagacACAG GGTCGGGCGACAGCGAGGGCGCGGAGCTGCGCGGGGGCGACTCCTCCgacagagaaaaagaggaagaggaggaggaagaggaagagctgGATGTGGAGGAGCTGGACGAAGAGCAGGAGTCCAGCAGCCCAGAGGTCAAAGGGCacgaagaggaggaggatggggcTGGAGCCTCGAACTGA